The proteins below come from a single Vanacampus margaritifer isolate UIUO_Vmar chromosome 10, RoL_Vmar_1.0, whole genome shotgun sequence genomic window:
- the uqcc1 gene encoding ubiquinol-cytochrome c reductase complex assembly factor 1 isoform X2: protein MASVICDVSQRGWSISRPRAVPLTTTCRRTLQLSKQTCSVKETPAPSEEEVGAFTKMMEAIGFTGPLKYHKWKIKIAALRMYTCCVERINYDDFFQRCSLPDTLNSWFLVAQLHVWMCLVRMRQEGRAGKYMCRYVVHSMWEDVEQRSKIMGIDAIHRKEALKAMTETFYAALFGYDEGILSDDSILAAALWRNLFNCTCEDSAQLELMVEYVRKQMQFIDTLDGEDLLLTGEVRWRPLLEENAQSILKVATPTYNDAGL, encoded by the exons ATGGCATCGGTCATATGTGAT GTTTCCCAGCGGGGGTGGTCCATCAGCAGGCCCCGTGCGGTCCCCTTGACGACGACGTGCCGGCGCACGCTTCAACTGAGCAAACAG ACGTGCAGCGTGAAGGAGACGCCGGCCCCCAGCGAGGAGGAAGTTGGCGCTTTCACCAAGATGATGGAGGCCATTGGCTTCACCGGACCCCTCAAGTACCACAAATGG AAGATCAAGATTGCGGCGCTGCGCATGTACACGTGCTGCGTGGAGAGGATCAACTACGACGACTTCTTCCAAC GGTGCTCGCTGCCCGACACGCTCAACTCCTGGTTCCTGGTGGCGCAGCTGCACGTGTG GATGTGTCTGGTGCGCATGcgtcaggagggccgagcgggCAAGTACATGTGTCGCTACGTGGTGCACTCCATGTGGGAGGACGTCGAGCAGCGCAGCAAGATCATGGGG ATCGACGCCATCCATCGAAAGGAAGCCCTCAAAGCCATGACGGAGACCTTCTACGCCGCCTTGTTTGGATACGACgag ggCATCCTGTCGGATGACAGCATCCTGGCGGCCGCTCTGTGGAGAAACTTGTTCAACTGTACGTGTGAGGACTCGGCCCAGCTGGAGCTCATGGTGGAGTACGTGCGCAAGCAG ATGCAGTTCATCGACACTCTGGATGGCGAAGATTTGCTCCTGACTGGAGAAGTCAGGTGGCGCCCCCTACTGGAAGAGAATGCGCAGAGCATCCTGAAAGTGGCCACGCCCACATACAATGACGCTGGACTGTGA